A window from Fusarium musae strain F31 chromosome 8, whole genome shotgun sequence encodes these proteins:
- a CDS encoding hypothetical protein (EggNog:ENOG41) codes for MTYTYCEVPVRNKTPIFINVTIVLGVISGVATALRLWSKFFYTKTELGLDDLFIVLTLFIGMPSTAMNIHGTAGHGEGRDIWTLEFDDITKFGFYFWLLEIFYFAQVSLLKTSLLFFYLRIFPGNAQKLLWGTIIFNSVFGVLFMFLAAFQCTPVSYFWLNWDGEHKGTCMNSTAIGWANASISVAVDVWMLAVPMWYLRKLKLHWKKKIGVAAMFIVGTFVTVVSIIRLQFLVDLGSSHNPTYDQTDISIWSTVEINVGIICASMPALRVILVRLFPSLGGSSYDSSKYNNYGEHYGRKSHIMSRSRARVELPSHTGDSIHTPEHGGIELQRTFHVQYSENDEQSLVNGENSSYDSDEV; via the exons ATGACATACACCTACTGCGAAGTCCCCGTGCGAAACAAGAcccccatcttcatcaacgtcACAATCGTCCTCGGCGTGATATCCGGCGTCGCAACCGCCCTGCGTCTCTGGTCCAAATTCTTCTACACCAAGACCGAGCTCGGCCTCGACGACCTCTTCATCGTGCTCACGCTCTTCATCGGCATGCCCTCCACCGCCATGAACATCCACGGAACCGCCGGCCACGGGGAGGGCCGCGATATCTGGACGCTAGAGTTTGATGACATCACAAAGTTTGGGTTCTACTTTTGGTTGCTCGAGATATTCTACTTTGCGCAGGTTTCGCTGCTCAAGACgtcgttgttgttcttttaCCTGAGGATCTTTCCGGGGAATGCGCAGAAGTTGCTCTGGGGGACTATTATTTTCAATAGTGTGTTTGGTGTATTGTTTATGTTTTTGGCGGCGTTTCAGTGTACGCCTGTGAGCTACTTTTGGTTGAATTGGGATGGAGAGCACAAGGGGACTTG TATGAACTCAACTGCCATCGGCTGGGCCAATGCATCTATCAGTGTCGCTGTGGATGTATGGATGCTTGCAGTTCCAATGTGGTACCTTCGAAAACTCAAACTGCATTGGAAAAAGAAGATTGGTGTCGCTGCCATGTTTATCGTGGGAACTTT TGTCACCGTCGTGAGCATCATTCGTCTCCAGTTCCTCGTCGATCTCGGTTCATCTCACAACCCAACGTACGACCAAACCGACATCTCAATCTGGTCAACAGTTGAAATCAACGTCGGCATCATCTGCGCATCCATGCCCGCTCTTCGAGTCATTCTCGTCCGTCTGTTCCCCTCTCTTGGAGGCTCATCCTACGATTCGAGCAAGTACAACAACTATGGAGAACATTATGGACGGAAATCGCATATCATGAGTCGAAGTCGTGCTCGGGTAGAGTTACCGTCTCATACAGGTGATTCTATACACACACCCGAGCATGGAGGTATTGAGTTGCAGAGGACGTTCCATGTGCAGTACAGTGAGAATGATGAGCAGAGTCTTGTTAATGGGGAGA ACTCAAGTTACGACTCAGATGAGGTCTGA
- a CDS encoding hypothetical protein (EggNog:ENOG41), whose amino-acid sequence MDSSCIEGAPITTQPLSQGSPIEHDSDVLRQFEACRESVNGHLKEYFEHTRYEKIQDDVPGLYASPILLRGSEADKSAQLSQINAIKDLAKLDGILENIKRQRQPHIKAVSPLIVAWTAFCITWPYATSQGDLSVLFKIGAVSGVFIVAAQLVRKFLQLRKITPLQHKVRGLVRAFKNGTIRYRDPEEVMIPSLNKL is encoded by the exons ATGGACAGCTCCTGCATTGAGGGGGCGCCAATCACCACTCAGCCACTATCACAAGGGTCGCCAATCGAACATGACAGCGATGTCCTTCGGCAGTTTGAAGCTTGTAGAGAATCTGTAAATGGCCATCTGAAGGAATACTTCGAGCATACCAGATACGAAAAGATTCAAGATGATGTTCCTGGACTTTATGCCAGCCCTATTCTGCTCCGAGGCTCAGAAGCAGATAAGAGTGCTCAACTCTCACAAATCAACGCTATCAAagatctcgccaagctcgACGGCATTCTTGAAAACATCAAAAGACAGAGGCAGCCTCATATCAAGGCTGTGTCTCCGCTCATCGTTGCATG GACGGCATTTTGCATCACCTGGCCATATGCCACCTCGCAAGGCGACCTATCTGTGCTTTTCAAGATCGGTGCTGTTTCGGGAGTTTTCATTGTCGCTGCCCAGCTGGTTCGCAAGTTTCTGCAGCTGAGAAAGATTACCCCTTTACAGCACAAGGTGCGAGGACTGGTTCGGGCATTCAAGAACGGGACAATACGGTATAGGGATCCGGAGGAGGTCATGATTCCgtctttaaataagctttag